The following is a genomic window from Pseudomonas promysalinigenes.
CTGTGCGGCCACTGCGGTTTTGACATCCACCGGGGTGAGCTGGAATTTGTTCAGCTTGGCCGGATCGAGCCAGATCCGCATGGCGTATTGCGCGCCGAACACCTGGAAGTCGCCCACGCCGGCAGTCCGCGAAATCGGGTCCTGCATGTTGGAGACGATGTAGTTGGCCAGGTCGTCCTTGGTCATGCTGCCGTCTTCGGACACCAGGCCAATCACCATCAGGAAGTTCTTGACCGCCTTGGTGACTCGGATGCCCTGCTGCTGCACTTCCTGCGGCAGCAGTGGGGTGGCCAGGTTCAGCTTGTTCTGTACCTGCACCTGGGCGGTATCGGCGTTGGTGCCCTGCTCGAAGGTCGCGGTGATGGTCATGCTGCCGTCGGAGTTACTTTCCGACGATACATATCGCAGGTTGTCGATGCCGTTGAGCTGCTGTTCGATGACCTGCACCACGGTATCCTGCACCGTCTGCGCCGAGGCGCCCGGGTAGGTCACGGCGATGGCGATGGCCGGCGGTGCGATGCTTGGGTACTGATTGATCGGCAGCTTCAGAATTGACAGAGCGCCGACCAGCATGATCACCAAGGCGATCACCCAGGCGAAGATCGGGCGATCGATAAAGAACTTCGACATGGTTTACTCCGCTTTGGCGTCTGCTTTCGCCGCGTTGGCCTGATCAGGGCTTTGCGGCTTCTTGACGTTGGTGGCATCGCTGACCTTGACCTCGACGCCTGGGCGTACATATTGCAGGCCTTCGGTGATCAGGCGGTCGCCGGGATTCAAGCCTTCCTCGATCAGCCAGTCGCTACCCAACGTACGGCTAGCCTTGAGCTGGCGCAGTTCCACCTTGTTTTCCTGATTGACAACCAGTGCGGTCGGCGCGCCTTTGAGGTCACGCGTTACGCCCTGTTGTGGGGCCAGGATGGCATTGGCGTTGACCCCGGCCTTGAGCCGTGCATGCACGAACATACCTGGCAGCAGAGTGTGATCAGGGTTGGGGAACAGCGCACGCAGGGTCACCGAGCCGGTGGTCTCATCGACTGCGACTTCAGAGAACTCCAAGCGGCCTTCCTGCTTGTAGAGGCTGCCGTCTTCAAGCACCAACTGCACCGAGGCAGCGTTGTTGCCGGCCTTTTGCAGCTGGCCGCTTTCCAGGTCGCGGCGCAGCTTGAGCAGCTCGGCGGTAGACTGGGTGACGTCGACGTAGATCGGGTCCAGCTGCTGGATGGTGGCCATGGCGTTTGTCTGGCCATTGTTCACCAGTGCGCCTTCGGTGACCGAGGACCGGCCGATCCGACCGCTGATCGGGGCGAGGACCTTGGTGTAGCGCAGGTCGATCTGGGCACTTTTCAGCGACGCTTCGGCCTGCAATCGTTTGGCATTGGCATCGTCGAACTCCTGTTTCGACACCGCCTGCTCGCTCACCAGTTGCTTATAGCGTTCGGCCAGCGATTTGGTCGCTTGCAGATTGGCCTGAGCGTTGGCCAGGGTGGCTTCGTACACGGCAGGGTCGATCTGATAAAGCTGTTGGCCTTCTTTGACGTCGCTGCCTTCTTTGAACAGGCGCTTGAGGATGATGCCGTTGACCTGTGGGCGCACTTCGGCGACGCGGAAGGCGCTGGTGCGGCCTGGCAGTTCCGAGGTCAGGGTGAAGGGTTGCGGTTGAATGGTTACTACGCCGACCTGAGGAGCCTGCGCTGCAGGCGCGGCTTCTTCTTTCTTGCAGCCACTTAGCAGGGTTGCCAGGGCGACGGCGGAAACCAGAGCGGTAACGGCTGGCTTGAATTGCATGAGGATCCTCGGGTCGCTAGAGCAGGGAGACGCTCAAGAGTAATGGAAGAGTCTTGTCAGAAAAAAACTATCCGGTGGATAAATAGCTTACTAACGAATATACTTACATTCACGGTTGTTTGTAAATACTGCTGGTAGTACTTAGCTACTACCGTAGCCCCTGATTAGTTCATCCGTGAGGCACCCTGCAGAGGTGCCCTCGGCGGTTTACCCGTCTGCCAGTGCAGCCGGCCCCAGATGAGGTTGCACTGCCATGGTCCGTCGAACCAAAGAAGAAGCCCAGGAAACCCGCGCCCAGATCATCGAAGCTGCGGAGAAGGCCTTCTACAAGCGCGGAATCGCGCGAACCACCCTGGCCGACATCGCCGAGCTGGCAGGTGTGACCCGAGGGGCGATCTACTGGCATTTCAACAACAAGGCGGAGCTTGTGCAGGCGCTGCTCGACAGCCTGCACGAAACCCATGACCACCTGGCGCGGGCCAGTGAAAGCGAAGACGAACTGGACCCGCTCGGCTGCATGCGCAAGCTGTTGCTGCAAGTACTCACCGAACTGGTGCTGGACGCCCGTACCCGACGTATCAATGAGATCCTGCATCACAAGTGCGAGTTCACCGACCAAATGTGTGAAATTCGCCAGCAGCGCCAAGGTGCGGTGCTGGATTGCCACGTAGGCATCAAGCTGGCCTTCGCCAACGCCGTGCGTCGTGGCCAGTTGCCTGGCGATCTGGATATCGAGCGCGCGGCCGTTGCCTTGTTCGCCTATATCGATGGGCTGATCGGGCGCTGGCTGCTGCTGCCGGACAGTTTCGATCTGTTGCGCGATGCGGAAAAATGGGTCGACACCGGGCTGGATATGCTGCGCTTGAGCCCGGCGCTGCGCAAATGACACTTTGTTAAGGAT
Proteins encoded in this region:
- the ttgA gene encoding toluene efflux RND transporter periplasmic adaptor subunit TtgA → MQFKPAVTALVSAVALATLLSGCKKEEAAPAAQAPQVGVVTIQPQPFTLTSELPGRTSAFRVAEVRPQVNGIILKRLFKEGSDVKEGQQLYQIDPAVYEATLANAQANLQATKSLAERYKQLVSEQAVSKQEFDDANAKRLQAEASLKSAQIDLRYTKVLAPISGRIGRSSVTEGALVNNGQTNAMATIQQLDPIYVDVTQSTAELLKLRRDLESGQLQKAGNNAASVQLVLEDGSLYKQEGRLEFSEVAVDETTGSVTLRALFPNPDHTLLPGMFVHARLKAGVNANAILAPQQGVTRDLKGAPTALVVNQENKVELRQLKASRTLGSDWLIEEGLNPGDRLITEGLQYVRPGVEVKVSDATNVKKPQSPDQANAAKADAKAE
- a CDS encoding TetR family transcriptional regulator translates to MVRRTKEEAQETRAQIIEAAEKAFYKRGIARTTLADIAELAGVTRGAIYWHFNNKAELVQALLDSLHETHDHLARASESEDELDPLGCMRKLLLQVLTELVLDARTRRINEILHHKCEFTDQMCEIRQQRQGAVLDCHVGIKLAFANAVRRGQLPGDLDIERAAVALFAYIDGLIGRWLLLPDSFDLLRDAEKWVDTGLDMLRLSPALRK